A genomic region of Dunckerocampus dactyliophorus isolate RoL2022-P2 chromosome 10, RoL_Ddac_1.1, whole genome shotgun sequence contains the following coding sequences:
- the zgc:92140 gene encoding uncharacterized protein C1orf21 homolog, which yields MGCTSAKQVSAVPNDEEGRGKAYSNGDLFADEYKMKGVEEVKYMRGEENRVNARNQENLEKSNVQHKGKQQKEMTTANIKSNIHSSESQQEFFRMLDEKIEKGRDYCSEEEDGT from the exons ATGGGCTGCACCTCGGCCAAGCAGGTGTCGGCCGTGCCCAACGATGAGGAGGGACGTGGCAAGGCCTACAGCAATGGAGACCTCTTTGCTG ATGAATACAAGATGAAGGGAGTGGAGGAGGTGAAGTATATGAGAGGGGAGGAAAACCGGGTGAACGCACGCAACCAGGAGAAcctg GAAAAAAGTAACGTGCAGCACAAGGGCAAGCAGCAGAAAGAAATGACTACGGCAAACATTAAATCAAA TATTCACTCGTCAGAGAGCCAACAGGAATTCTTCAGGATGCTGGATGAGAAGATTGAGAAG GGGAGAGACTACTGCTCTGAAGAGGAGGATGGGACATAG